Proteins from a genomic interval of Papaver somniferum cultivar HN1 chromosome 4, ASM357369v1, whole genome shotgun sequence:
- the LOC113275530 gene encoding tubulin beta chain-like, whose protein sequence is MREILHIQGGQCGNQIGSKFWEVVCDEHGIDPTGSYVGTSDLQLERVNVYYNEASGGRYVPRAVLMDLEPGTMDSVRTGPYGAIFRPDNFIFGQSGAGNNWAKGHYTEGAELIDAVLDVVRKEAENCDCLQGFQVCHSLGGGTGSGMGTLLISKIREEYPDRMMLTFSVFPSPKVSDTVVEPYNATLSVHQLVENADECMVLDNEALYDICFRTLKLTTPSFGDLNHLISATMSGVTCCLRFPGQLNSDLRKLAVNLIPFPRLHFFMVGFAPLTSRGSQQYRALSVPELTQQMWDSKNMMCAADPRHGRYLTASAMFRGKMSTKEVDEQMINVQNKNSSYFVEWIPNNVKSSVCDMPPKGLAMASTFVGNSTSIQEMFRRVGEQFTVMFRRKAFLHWYTGEGMDEMEFTEAESNMNDLVSEYQQYQDATAEDDNDGEYEEDEGLES, encoded by the exons ATGCGTGAAATTCTTCATATTCAGGGAGGACAATGTGGGAATCAAATCGGATCAAAGTTTTGGGAAGTGGTTTGTGACGAGCACGGCATCGATCCCACCGGAAGTTATGTCGGAACTTCCGATTTGCAGCTAGAAAGAGTGAATGTGTACTATAATGAAGCGAGTGGTGGACGCTATGTACCTCGTGCTGTACTTATGGACCTTGAACCGGGTACTATGGATAGTGTTCGAACTGGTCCTTATGGTGCAATTTTTAGACCGGATAACTTCATTTTCGGGCAATCCGGTGCGGGTAATAATTGGGCTAAGGGACACTATACTGAAGGAGCTGAGCTTATTGATGCTGTTCTTGATGTAGTTAGaaaggaagctgagaattgtgatTGCTTACAAG gattcCAGGTTTGTCATTCTCTTGGTGGTGGAACTGGATCTGGTATGGGAACCCTGCTCATTTCGAAGATAAGGGAAGAATACCCGGATCGAATGATGCTAACATTCTCGGTATTTCCATCTCCAAAGGTATCTGACACTGTTGTCGAACCCTATAATGCAACACTATCAGTTCATCAGCTAGTAGAGAATGCCGATGAGTGTATGGTCCTTGACAATGAGGCGTTGTACGATATCTGCTTCAGGACGCTTAAGCTTACCACACCAAGCT TTGGGGACTTGAATCATCTGATATCGGCGACAATGAGTGGAGTTACATGTTGCTTACGATTCCCAGGGCAACTGAATTCCGATCTGCGAAAGCTAGCTGTTAACTTAATCCCTTTTCCACGACTTCACTTCTTCATGGTGGGTTTTGCACCATTAACTTCTCGAGGATCACAACAATACCGAGCATTGTCGGTTCCTGAACTGACCCAACAAATGTGGGATTCCAAGAACATGATGTGTGCAGCTGACCCGCGTCATGGTCGGTATCTGACAGCATCAGCAATGTTCAGGGGGAAAATGAGTACTAAAGAAGTTGATGAACAGATGATAAATGTACAGAACAAGAACTCATCATACTTCGTCGAATGGATACCAAACAATGTGAAGTCTAGTGTTTGTGATATGCCACCGAAAGGGTTAGCAATGGCGTCGACTTTTGTTGGGAATTCAACATCCATACAAGAAATGTTTAGGAGAGTCGGTGAAcagttcactgttatgtttaggAGGAAGGCTTTCTTACATTGGTATACTGGTGAAGGAATGGATGAAATGGAGTTTACTGAAGCAGAAAGTAACATGAATGATTTAGTTTCAGAGTATCAGCAATATCAAGATGCTACAGCTGAAGATGACAATGATGGTGAATACGAAGAAGATGAGGGCCTGGAAAGCTGA
- the LOC113275531 gene encoding uncharacterized protein LOC113275531 codes for MSPQSTLNTSKALEGVHGVHLVPHAPFAIEENFSRLCTEANQILLMRNIWKQRPACLMPVHCCSLQGDRTIAETVVNVLTSLPFIVLGMQAPRKNWSTKLYANSLIGVGVASSLYHSSRGELRKYLRWADYTMIATTTVCLSRAIRNENPKYLMAASALFLPIQPLMVSVVHTGMMEVAFAKRALTDPDLRMAHNVHKMSSLLGGLLFIADDYFPSTPYIHAAWHLAAAIGVSTCNKLLE; via the exons ATGAGTCCTCAAAGTACATTAAATACTAGTAAAGCCCTGGAAGGGGTTCATGGGGTTCATCTGGTGCCCCATGCACCTTTTGCAATTGAAGAGAATTTCAGTCGGTTGTGTACTGAAGCTAATCAGATTCTATTAATGAG AAACATATGGAAGCAGAGACCAGCATGCCTGATGCCAGTACATTGTTGTAGTCTTCAAG GTGATCGAACCATCGCAGAAACTGTTGTTAATGTACTCACGTCGCTTCCTTTTATTGTCCTCGGGATGCAAGCCCCAAG GAAAAATTGGAGTACTAAACTTTATGCTAATTCATTAATTGGAGTTGGTGTGGCCTCAAGTCTGTACCATTCGTCAAGAGGAGAGTTGCGGAAGTACTTGAGATGGGCCGATTATACAATGATAGCCACCACAACTGTT TGTCTTTCAAGAGCAATCAGGAATGAAAATCCTAAATATCTGATGGCTGCATCTGCACTTTTTCTACCTATCCAGCCTTTAATGGTTTCAGTCGTTCACACTGGAATGATGGAG GTAGCTTTTGCAAAGAGAGCATTAACTGATCCAGATTTAAGGATGGCCCACAATGTGCACAAAATGTCATCACTCTTGGGAGGTCTGCTATTTATTGCGGATGATTATTTCCCGAGTACTCCGTATATTCATGCTGCTTGGCACCTTGCTGCGGCTATTGGTGTTAGTACCTGCAATAAGCTTCTTGAGTAA